From one Alicyclobacillus acidocaldarius subsp. acidocaldarius Tc-4-1 genomic stretch:
- a CDS encoding substrate-binding domain-containing protein has protein sequence MPVTIYDVAREAKVSMATVSRVINGTAVVKEDTKKRVLEAIAKLGYRPNAVARGLASKRTRTIGVIVPDVSAAFVAEMVRGIEDIANMYDYNILLVNSDAQVDREVGLIGTMWEKQVDGILYMTNVLTSREIDAFEEAQIPVVLCATEDPERRIPSVNIDNYRSGRDAVNFLLQKGCRRIGFITMDEGYSVVADRRLQGAQNRMRGQELHVIRTGRGRYETSLPVIRAYFEEHDLDGVVAASDELGLAAIHAVQDMGKSVPEDVKVIAFDNTRLAVMVRPEMTVIAQPMYDFGAVSMRLLTKLLQDEPVDNYTVILQHNIVERAST, from the coding sequence ATGCCTGTTACAATATACGACGTTGCAAGAGAAGCAAAAGTGTCCATGGCTACCGTGTCTCGCGTGATCAACGGGACGGCCGTGGTCAAAGAGGATACAAAAAAGCGGGTATTGGAGGCAATTGCAAAACTGGGCTACCGGCCGAACGCGGTAGCGAGGGGTCTTGCGAGCAAGCGGACGCGCACGATTGGCGTGATCGTGCCGGACGTTTCGGCGGCTTTTGTCGCAGAGATGGTTCGCGGGATCGAGGACATCGCGAACATGTATGATTACAACATTCTGTTGGTCAACTCAGACGCTCAGGTCGATCGCGAGGTTGGTTTGATTGGGACAATGTGGGAAAAACAGGTGGATGGAATCTTGTACATGACGAATGTTCTTACTTCACGTGAGATCGACGCGTTTGAGGAGGCGCAGATTCCTGTCGTGCTGTGCGCGACAGAGGATCCAGAGCGCCGGATTCCGTCGGTGAATATCGACAACTATCGTTCGGGGCGGGATGCGGTGAACTTCTTGCTCCAAAAGGGTTGTCGCCGAATCGGCTTTATCACCATGGACGAAGGGTACTCGGTCGTGGCGGATCGGCGGTTGCAGGGTGCCCAGAATCGGATGCGCGGACAGGAGCTTCACGTCATTCGGACGGGGCGTGGCCGCTACGAGACGTCTCTTCCCGTGATCCGCGCGTACTTCGAGGAGCACGATTTGGATGGTGTCGTTGCGGCTTCGGACGAGTTGGGGCTGGCCGCGATTCATGCTGTGCAAGACATGGGGAAATCGGTGCCTGAGGACGTGAAGGTGATCGCGTTTGATAACACGCGTCTCGCTGTGATGGTGCGCCCTGAGATGACTGTGATTGCGCAGCCGATGTATGATTTCGGCGCAGTCTCCATGCGATTGCTCACCAAGCTCTTACAGGATGAGCCGGTGGACAACTACACCGTGATTCTGCAGCACAACATCGTGGAGCGAGCCTCCACGTGA
- a CDS encoding Glu/Leu/Phe/Val family dehydrogenase has translation MADSVASADKRHQGASMLQDTQDIVRQALDVLGYGPEAFDLLKLPMRVLTVRFPVRMDDGTVRVFTGYRVQHNDAIGPTKGGIRLHPDITLEEMEALAIWMSIRCGIAELPFGGAKGGIVCDPRDMSFSEIERVSRSYVRAVSQIVGPAKDVPTPDAFSNSQNMAWMLDEYSHIRESDSPGFITGKPVILGGTRGRDGAAARGVALTLEEAVRQRQQTLEGQRVIVQGFGGIGSYLAKYLSDRGARIVGVGDAYGALYREAGLDVDELLERRDSFGTVTRLYRDVLTNRELLEHPCDILVLAASGAAITAELAAKIKASLVVEAANVSTPQDALEILTEREILVIPDVLSFAGDVIVSYFEWVQNNQGYYWSEPEVQAKLDDRVRQSFDRVYQVAVRYGVNMRLAAYIVGVQRLAEASRWRGWI, from the coding sequence GTGGCAGATTCTGTGGCGTCTGCGGACAAGCGTCACCAGGGTGCGTCCATGCTTCAGGATACGCAGGACATCGTCCGGCAGGCACTCGACGTCCTAGGATATGGGCCGGAGGCCTTTGATCTCCTGAAACTGCCCATGCGCGTGTTGACAGTAAGATTCCCTGTGCGCATGGACGACGGAACCGTACGGGTGTTTACCGGCTACCGCGTTCAGCACAATGACGCTATCGGGCCCACGAAGGGCGGCATACGGCTGCATCCAGACATTACACTTGAGGAGATGGAAGCGCTCGCCATCTGGATGTCGATTCGGTGTGGCATCGCAGAACTTCCCTTCGGGGGCGCAAAGGGCGGCATTGTGTGCGATCCGCGCGACATGTCCTTCTCGGAGATCGAACGCGTGAGCAGGAGTTATGTGCGCGCGGTGAGTCAGATTGTGGGGCCGGCGAAGGATGTCCCCACGCCTGATGCGTTCAGCAATTCGCAGAACATGGCGTGGATGTTGGACGAGTACTCCCACATTCGCGAGTCAGACAGTCCTGGCTTCATCACAGGGAAGCCCGTGATTTTGGGGGGGACGCGCGGCCGAGATGGCGCTGCGGCGCGCGGCGTCGCACTGACGCTGGAGGAAGCGGTGAGGCAGAGGCAACAGACCCTCGAAGGACAACGCGTCATCGTTCAGGGTTTTGGAGGTATCGGGAGCTACCTGGCGAAGTACTTGAGTGACCGGGGAGCTCGCATTGTCGGCGTGGGTGACGCGTATGGCGCCCTGTACCGCGAGGCGGGTCTGGACGTGGACGAGTTGCTGGAGCGAAGGGATTCGTTTGGAACGGTGACGCGGTTGTACCGCGATGTGCTGACCAACCGCGAGCTCCTAGAACATCCGTGCGACATCCTGGTGCTGGCCGCCTCAGGCGCGGCGATCACAGCGGAATTAGCTGCGAAAATCAAGGCATCGCTGGTGGTTGAGGCGGCTAACGTGTCGACGCCGCAAGATGCCCTTGAGATCCTGACGGAGCGCGAGATTCTGGTGATTCCAGATGTGCTTTCGTTTGCCGGGGACGTGATCGTCTCGTACTTTGAATGGGTTCAGAACAACCAGGGATATTACTGGAGTGAGCCTGAAGTCCAAGCGAAGTTGGACGATCGCGTCCGGCAGTCGTTCGACCGCGTGTATCAAGTCGCAGTTCGGTATGGAGTGAATATGCGGCTTGCCGCCTATATCGTCGGCGTTCAGCGGTTGGCGGAGGCGAGCCGCTGGCGCGGATGGATATAA
- a CDS encoding UvrD-helicase domain-containing protein yields the protein MWTEEQWAVIEPKNVSSVVVAAPGSGKTTVMTEHLAQVIATGRIPSQRILAMTFTRQAAEHMRQKLRGHERLHAVDVESCTMGTFHSVFFRALLEADFQVYPLLGQREQYALMREAVVDVLGERRAVSTYELQSYLTLYSRMVGGMEIDKVDHQEKQILESYMRRKRALNRWDHDDILLASLHLFQSPSASKIRLFGMSYILVDEFQDTNQLQWALLTSLVERNGALAFVVGDDDQSIYAFRGASPVFLQRAAEVLPNARRYLLTLNFRSDRRILGHAAQLIRHVKVRVDKPLRSVSEAEGVCMAYEVPDRTAQWRLVAHLLRRAIREGRSAAILGRTRHQLAVAWMALRRAFGAQWDIVAKGVEFRTFHDSKGKEWDIVALLDMAVSPGSTFDIDIDEERRLLYVAMTRARHELYALVPRVMHGAPRRIHPFLLESGMEVCPVNDTLKNDEVRN from the coding sequence ATGTGGACGGAGGAACAGTGGGCCGTGATCGAACCCAAGAACGTCTCGTCTGTCGTGGTGGCGGCGCCTGGGAGTGGCAAGACCACCGTGATGACGGAACATTTGGCTCAGGTCATCGCTACGGGACGAATACCCTCTCAGCGCATTCTCGCCATGACATTTACGAGGCAGGCTGCCGAACACATGCGTCAGAAGTTACGAGGGCACGAACGACTGCACGCTGTAGACGTGGAGTCCTGTACCATGGGGACGTTTCATTCCGTCTTTTTTCGAGCGCTTTTAGAGGCGGATTTTCAAGTGTATCCTCTCCTCGGCCAGCGGGAGCAGTACGCTCTCATGCGAGAAGCCGTGGTGGACGTTTTGGGCGAACGCCGCGCCGTGAGCACGTACGAACTCCAATCGTATCTCACCCTGTATAGCCGGATGGTCGGCGGAATGGAGATTGACAAGGTGGACCATCAAGAAAAGCAAATTCTTGAGTCATATATGCGCAGAAAGCGAGCGCTAAACCGCTGGGACCATGACGATATTCTTCTCGCGTCGCTCCATCTGTTTCAGTCGCCTTCGGCGTCGAAGATACGGCTGTTTGGAATGAGCTACATTTTGGTGGATGAGTTTCAGGACACGAATCAACTGCAATGGGCTCTCCTCACGTCGCTCGTGGAGCGAAACGGCGCTTTAGCCTTCGTCGTCGGCGATGACGATCAGTCCATTTACGCTTTTCGCGGCGCTTCGCCCGTGTTTCTCCAGCGCGCGGCGGAGGTTCTTCCCAACGCTCGTCGATACTTGCTCACCTTGAATTTCAGATCCGACCGAAGAATCTTAGGTCACGCCGCGCAGCTGATTCGTCACGTCAAAGTTCGAGTGGATAAGCCGCTCCGCAGCGTGAGCGAGGCAGAAGGTGTCTGCATGGCGTATGAAGTCCCCGACCGAACCGCGCAATGGCGTCTTGTGGCGCATCTGCTCCGCCGCGCGATACGTGAAGGGCGCTCTGCGGCGATCCTGGGGCGCACGCGCCATCAGCTGGCCGTCGCGTGGATGGCGCTTCGGCGAGCCTTCGGAGCGCAGTGGGATATTGTCGCGAAAGGAGTTGAATTTCGCACCTTTCACGACAGCAAGGGTAAGGAATGGGATATCGTGGCGTTGCTTGATATGGCCGTGTCTCCTGGTTCGACTTTTGACATCGATATCGATGAAGAGCGGCGCTTGTTGTACGTCGCCATGACGCGAGCCCGACATGAATTGTACGCGCTCGTGCCTCGTGTGATGCACGGAGCGCCGCGTCGCATTCATCCGTTTCTGCTGGAGTCGGGAATGGAAGTGTGTCCTGTGAACGACACGCTGAAGAACGATGAAGTTCGAAATTAG
- a CDS encoding S1C family serine protease, which produces MKKTHSTPGKRAAQLHLPNFVRLVERYKKCVVGIEVIQTPYRDRALFFPWERPLPREGRAALNIGTGFMFHPKGYILTNEHVIAEADRIMLRVFGRKDLVEADLVGRDRKHDIAVLWANIPVPSPVLRLGHSKDVQVGEWVVAIGSPLGLDHTVTVGIVSAKNRPLQIGDREYPNLIQTDAAINRGNSGGPLINLRGEVIGMNTAVSQSSQGIGFAIAADVLRQRVKAILGEA; this is translated from the coding sequence GTGAAAAAGACTCATTCCACGCCGGGTAAGCGTGCCGCTCAGCTTCATCTCCCCAATTTCGTCCGGCTTGTGGAGCGATATAAAAAGTGCGTCGTCGGCATTGAAGTCATCCAAACCCCCTACCGAGACCGCGCCCTCTTTTTTCCTTGGGAGCGGCCTTTGCCGCGAGAAGGACGCGCTGCCCTCAATATCGGAACAGGATTCATGTTCCACCCCAAGGGCTACATCCTTACCAACGAACACGTGATCGCGGAAGCGGATCGAATCATGCTTCGGGTGTTTGGCCGGAAGGACCTGGTCGAGGCCGATCTCGTCGGACGAGATCGGAAGCACGACATCGCAGTGCTTTGGGCGAACATCCCGGTCCCGTCGCCCGTTTTGCGGCTTGGTCACAGCAAAGACGTCCAGGTCGGCGAGTGGGTGGTGGCCATCGGATCGCCGCTCGGGCTCGATCACACCGTGACGGTCGGAATCGTGAGTGCCAAGAATCGCCCGCTCCAGATCGGCGACCGCGAGTATCCCAACCTCATCCAAACCGACGCGGCCATCAACCGCGGCAACAGCGGCGGACCGCTCATCAACTTGCGGGGCGAGGTCATCGGCATGAACACGGCCGTGTCCCAGAGTTCTCAAGGAATAGGGTTTGCCATCGCAGCGGATGTGCTTCGCCAGCGCGTCAAGGCGATTCTGGGTGAGGCGTGA
- a CDS encoding adaptor protein MecA, whose amino-acid sequence MRVERIARDKVRIFISYDDLEERGIDRDEIWHNGKKVQDLFWDMMETAYMEVGFDIAGPISVEAFTMPTEGVVVIVTRIPSMPGAGHDDGDYGDEEETYFERDHGFSPRSTPTHMVMAFRDLDNLLDACKTLRQYPIHTSLYHHEGAYQLVIHGDLRPDQWEEVFSILVEYGEMSRVTPWVLGEYGKVIFADHAVEQLLRNFPT is encoded by the coding sequence ATGCGAGTCGAGCGAATTGCCCGAGACAAGGTGCGGATTTTCATCAGCTATGACGATCTCGAGGAACGCGGGATCGATCGCGATGAAATTTGGCACAATGGGAAAAAGGTGCAGGATCTTTTTTGGGATATGATGGAGACCGCTTATATGGAAGTCGGATTTGATATCGCGGGTCCGATTTCCGTGGAGGCGTTCACGATGCCGACAGAGGGCGTGGTGGTCATTGTCACGCGTATCCCGTCCATGCCTGGGGCTGGCCATGACGACGGGGATTATGGAGACGAAGAGGAAACATACTTCGAGCGAGATCACGGATTTTCGCCGCGGTCAACGCCGACCCACATGGTGATGGCGTTCCGCGATTTGGATAACCTCTTGGACGCGTGCAAGACGTTGCGCCAGTATCCCATCCATACATCGCTCTATCATCACGAAGGCGCTTATCAGTTGGTGATCCATGGCGACCTCAGACCTGATCAGTGGGAAGAGGTATTTTCCATTCTGGTGGAGTATGGTGAGATGAGTCGGGTGACGCCATGGGTGCTCGGAGAGTACGGCAAGGTGATTTTTGCGGATCACGCCGTGGAACAGCTTCTCCGGAACTTTCCGACGTGA
- a CDS encoding DUF2797 domain-containing protein, producing the protein MLWTGDLRELEPSFGMPVSYRLRMESADGPCSIPIAVGDTLVFRATGALRCVACGRSVKKLYQNGYCFPCVQTLAECDLCIVKPHQCHFHLGTCRDEAFAAAHCMVPHYVYIAWSSGFKVGITRKGRHLKRWMDQGAIEAAVIAEVPDRKTAGDLEVHISQWMADKTHWRKMLADEAGPDRPLVEVAREVQASVAQPYHPYLVADVRPERLAYPRQPGFNVMLTSLVLASDEAVGGVIRGIKGQYLLFDDGVLNVKRWAGHEVVVEHRSASCSAEVGAN; encoded by the coding sequence ATGTTGTGGACGGGGGATTTGCGCGAACTCGAACCCAGCTTCGGCATGCCCGTCTCATACCGCCTGCGGATGGAGAGCGCGGACGGGCCGTGTTCCATCCCGATTGCGGTGGGAGATACGCTGGTGTTTCGGGCGACGGGCGCGCTTCGCTGCGTGGCCTGTGGGAGAAGCGTCAAGAAGCTGTATCAGAATGGATATTGTTTTCCCTGTGTGCAGACTCTGGCCGAGTGCGATCTGTGCATCGTCAAGCCGCATCAATGCCATTTTCACCTCGGGACGTGTCGCGACGAGGCGTTCGCGGCGGCACACTGTATGGTGCCGCATTACGTGTACATCGCGTGGAGCAGCGGATTCAAGGTCGGGATTACGCGGAAGGGACGGCATCTCAAACGTTGGATGGATCAGGGAGCCATAGAGGCCGCCGTGATTGCGGAGGTGCCGGATCGGAAGACCGCTGGAGATCTGGAAGTGCACATCTCGCAGTGGATGGCGGACAAGACGCATTGGCGAAAGATGTTGGCCGACGAGGCTGGGCCGGATCGACCGCTCGTCGAGGTCGCACGCGAAGTACAGGCTTCTGTCGCTCAACCCTATCACCCCTATCTGGTTGCCGATGTGCGGCCAGAGCGTCTCGCCTATCCGCGGCAACCGGGCTTCAACGTCATGCTCACCTCCCTCGTGCTTGCCTCGGATGAGGCGGTGGGCGGGGTCATTCGAGGAATCAAAGGTCAGTATCTCTTGTTCGACGACGGCGTGCTCAACGTGAAGCGCTGGGCGGGGCATGAGGTGGTTGTGGAGCACCGCAGCGCCTCATGTTCGGCGGAGGTGGGGGCAAACTAG
- a CDS encoding SIR2 family NAD-dependent protein deacylase — protein sequence MLYYCSGKPPAKGVHGHLWTWPKSHLVAITGAGISVESGLPTVDDVVAGVPLRRLFQPTLWREQPLEAFEAFRIIAREWQRKRPNRAHLALAHADVPVVTQNIDGLHRAAGSKRVIELHGNLRELRCDACGGIFQSALAWKEALPKCPTCGDVLRPGFVLEGEEVRHIARALDWVTEARGLLIVGTELQMTPVRELYEVARRRNVPIAWVGDHAEDWVPYLLGGASGSDSLFCPGEV from the coding sequence ATGTTATACTACTGTTCTGGCAAACCGCCTGCCAAGGGGGTCCATGGACATCTGTGGACTTGGCCGAAGTCTCACCTGGTTGCCATCACGGGAGCCGGCATCAGCGTGGAGAGTGGCTTGCCTACTGTGGACGATGTCGTCGCGGGGGTTCCACTACGGCGTTTGTTTCAGCCGACCCTATGGCGAGAACAGCCCCTTGAGGCGTTTGAGGCGTTCCGAATCATCGCCAGGGAGTGGCAGAGGAAGCGGCCGAACCGTGCACACTTGGCGCTGGCTCACGCAGACGTTCCCGTCGTCACGCAGAACATCGACGGCCTTCACCGGGCTGCGGGGAGCAAGCGGGTCATCGAGTTGCACGGCAATCTTCGGGAATTGCGGTGCGACGCGTGCGGCGGCATTTTTCAGTCTGCGTTGGCGTGGAAGGAAGCACTTCCGAAGTGTCCGACGTGTGGAGACGTGCTTCGTCCAGGGTTCGTCCTGGAAGGTGAGGAGGTGCGTCACATTGCGCGAGCGTTGGACTGGGTGACGGAAGCGCGGGGGCTGCTCATCGTGGGCACGGAACTTCAGATGACGCCAGTTCGCGAATTGTACGAAGTGGCGAGAAGGCGTAATGTGCCGATTGCTTGGGTGGGCGATCATGCGGAGGACTGGGTTCCCTATTTGCTCGGAGGCGCGAGTGGCTCGGATTCTCTTTTTTGCCCGGGTGAAGTATAG
- a CDS encoding PrsW family intramembrane metalloprotease: protein MYIALAVLPGLLLLALIYAYDRLHPEPKREIAKLFGLGALVVLPAGVIERALLDHASAQTTTWRGLLATAFFVAGMVEEFLKAAVFERTVLDRGRLHAPVDAIVYACAIGLGFATVENVLYVTSSGFWTAVVRALTAVPAHFMFAILMGYQFARARFLGTSRAWGYIAPAIAHGVYDTFALAGSLIADFVLAGVLFLLCEYSLQILRRARQPWRTRWT, encoded by the coding sequence ATGTACATCGCGCTCGCCGTTCTGCCTGGACTGCTGCTCCTCGCACTGATTTACGCCTACGACAGACTCCACCCAGAGCCCAAGCGCGAGATCGCCAAGTTGTTTGGGTTAGGCGCGCTCGTAGTGCTGCCGGCCGGCGTGATCGAACGCGCTCTCTTGGACCACGCGTCGGCCCAAACCACCACGTGGCGGGGACTTTTGGCGACGGCCTTCTTTGTCGCTGGCATGGTGGAGGAGTTTCTCAAGGCTGCCGTATTCGAACGAACCGTCCTCGACCGCGGCCGTCTGCACGCTCCCGTCGACGCGATTGTCTACGCGTGCGCCATTGGACTCGGATTCGCGACTGTGGAAAACGTTTTGTACGTCACCAGTTCGGGGTTCTGGACGGCAGTCGTCCGGGCCCTCACCGCTGTGCCTGCGCACTTCATGTTCGCCATCCTCATGGGATATCAGTTCGCGCGCGCGCGGTTTCTCGGCACATCCCGAGCGTGGGGCTACATTGCACCCGCTATCGCTCACGGCGTCTATGACACGTTTGCACTCGCCGGATCGCTCATTGCGGACTTCGTCCTCGCGGGCGTGCTTTTCCTTCTCTGCGAATACAGCCTTCAGATCCTGCGGCGCGCCCGGCAGCCATGGCGCACTCGATGGACGTGA
- a CDS encoding class I SAM-dependent methyltransferase: MDYLDALSRADVVGAHAGGLALTEWWLNRVPLSAGASVLEVGCGTGATALRLAERGMRVTALDVRQDMIDRVRDRAQQAHLALDTVVGSAEDLPWPPASFDAVVGESVLVFTNIPVVLQEVRRVLKASGFAVFVEMVAPIRPPSGWHEEAARVYGTREVPTLSSWRDRFLAAGFQPAVLRTGSIWSLARELPPSAPVPDAHAAILSDPEVGRALAEHFAWMARFGQALGYAVFLLVPKG; the protein is encoded by the coding sequence GTGGACTACTTAGATGCCTTGAGCCGAGCGGATGTCGTGGGGGCTCATGCTGGAGGACTTGCGTTGACGGAATGGTGGCTCAATCGCGTACCCCTTTCGGCGGGAGCCTCTGTGCTCGAGGTGGGGTGTGGGACAGGCGCCACCGCCCTGCGGCTTGCGGAACGAGGTATGCGCGTCACAGCACTTGACGTTCGACAGGACATGATCGACCGCGTGCGCGACCGTGCTCAACAGGCTCATCTCGCGTTGGACACGGTCGTGGGATCGGCAGAGGACTTGCCGTGGCCACCTGCGTCGTTTGATGCCGTGGTTGGCGAATCGGTCCTTGTGTTCACGAACATCCCGGTGGTGTTGCAAGAAGTGCGTCGGGTGTTGAAGGCGAGCGGATTTGCCGTCTTTGTGGAGATGGTGGCGCCTATCCGTCCTCCCTCGGGATGGCACGAAGAAGCCGCACGTGTGTATGGAACGCGAGAAGTGCCCACGCTCTCGAGTTGGCGCGATCGTTTCCTTGCCGCTGGATTTCAGCCTGCGGTGTTGCGAACGGGGTCTATCTGGAGTCTTGCGCGTGAGCTTCCGCCTTCAGCTCCCGTTCCTGACGCCCATGCGGCCATACTCTCGGACCCTGAAGTCGGGCGGGCCCTAGCCGAGCATTTCGCTTGGATGGCGCGCTTTGGCCAGGCGCTTGGATACGCCGTGTTTCTGCTTGTACCGAAGGGGTGA
- a CDS encoding metallophosphoesterase: MAIYAIADLHLDTSNSKPMDVFGPAWRDHAEKIAHHWLERVQEDDIVVMPGDISWAMKLEEAAPDLAWIGRLPGQKVLIRGNHDFWWGGIQRVRKALPPRMYALQNDCLVLDDVCFAGTRGWTLPHHPSYHPEVDEPILKREILRLELSLKAAVKEEKPILCLMHYPPIDAQRLDSPFHELLAAYGVRACVYGHLHGPAHRFALNGEIDGVHYQLVSCDYLHFIPWKIPNEWLQP; the protein is encoded by the coding sequence GTGGCCATCTACGCGATCGCAGATTTGCACTTGGATACCTCGAACAGCAAACCGATGGATGTGTTCGGACCAGCGTGGCGCGATCACGCCGAAAAGATCGCGCACCACTGGCTCGAGCGCGTTCAAGAGGATGACATCGTGGTCATGCCAGGTGACATTTCTTGGGCGATGAAGCTCGAAGAGGCCGCGCCCGACCTGGCCTGGATCGGACGTCTTCCTGGGCAAAAGGTGCTGATTCGGGGAAACCATGATTTTTGGTGGGGAGGGATTCAGCGGGTTCGCAAGGCGCTACCTCCGCGCATGTATGCCTTGCAGAACGATTGCCTTGTCCTTGACGACGTGTGTTTCGCAGGCACTCGAGGATGGACGCTTCCCCACCACCCTTCCTATCACCCGGAAGTGGACGAACCCATTCTCAAGAGGGAGATTCTGCGCCTCGAGCTGTCGCTAAAGGCAGCGGTCAAAGAGGAAAAGCCGATTCTGTGTCTGATGCACTACCCGCCCATCGACGCTCAACGTCTGGACTCTCCGTTTCATGAACTGCTCGCAGCCTACGGCGTCCGAGCGTGCGTGTACGGACATTTACATGGCCCCGCGCATCGATTCGCGTTGAATGGCGAGATCGACGGGGTTCATTACCAATTGGTGAGCTGCGATTATCTTCATTTTATTCCATGGAAAATTCCGAACGAATGGTTACAGCCGTGA